From a region of the Phaseolus vulgaris cultivar G19833 chromosome 6, P. vulgaris v2.0, whole genome shotgun sequence genome:
- the LOC137833292 gene encoding uncharacterized protein, with amino-acid sequence MKPLLGYQDAREVVEEGFEEPINTAGYTTAQTKALKEMRSKDKATLSMLFRAVDESSFEKIVNATTSKEAWDILKKVFKGADRVKQILRTLTDNFESIVCAIEESKDLTTLTVDEFAGFLEAHEQRKKKKKEERLEQVLQTKASIKNENVLYHQNSQSRGHDVEIVETVKVVKAAVMQGTIRRRNSRANQIGVEEDVVEEKADDQVTPTSSATNVTNRIEETTNLALEDETNEGVLLMAQDEVNINSDTLWNLDSGASNHMCAHNYLFKEMQKIEDGHVSFGDASNVEVKGRGQLTEKGYSIFLKDLLLHLKKKQGRLVALIETTRNQMYKLNLRSILEKCLEVNIEDKASLLHLYHWSPTSLWFKRVREEEYGAQATQHGLRGKIL; translated from the exons ATGAAACCTCTTCTCGGTTATCAAGATGCGAGGGAGGTGGTCGAAGAAGGTTTCGAAGAACCAATAAATACTGCGGGTTATACGACGGCTCAAACCAAGGCATTGAAAGAGATGCGATCAAAAGATAAGGCGACACTATCCATGTTGTTCCGAGCGGTTGATGAGTCGAGCTTTGAGAAGATTGTTAATGCAACTACATCAAAAGAAGCGTGGGACATCTTAAAAAAGGTGTTCAAAGGAGCCGACCGAGTCAAGCAA attttgagaacATTAACCGACAATTTTGAGAGCATTGTGTGTGCGATAGAAGAGTCAAAGGACCTAACGACCCTCACAGTCGACGAGTTCGCTGGTTTTCTCGAGGCACACGAGCaacgaaagaagaagaagaaggaggaaaGACTCGAGCAAGTACTTCAAACCAAGGCGTCGATAAAAAACGAAAACGTACTCTATCATCAAAATTCTCAAAGTAGAGGACATGATGTGGAAATTGTGGAAACGGTCAAGGTGGTAAAGGCAGCAGTCATGCAGGGTACTATAAGGAGAAGGAACAGTCGAGCCAACCAAATTGGCGTTGAAGAGGACGTGGTCGAGGAAAAGGCAGACGATCAAGTTACTCCAACATCGAGTGCTACAAATGTCACAAATAGG ATAGAAGAGACCACCAACCTAGCCTTGGAAGATGAAACGAATGAAGGTGTTCTCTTGATGGCTCAAGATGAAGTCAACATTAATAGTGACACTCTGTGGAACCTCGACTCGGGAGCAAGCAACCACATGTGCGCTCACAATTACCTATTCAAAGAGATGCAAAAGATTGAAGATGGTCATGTGTCATTTGGAGATGCATCAAATGTGGAGGTCAAAGGTCGAG GGCAACTCACGGAGAAAGGTTACTCGATATTTTTAAAAGATCTGCTACTACACTTGAAGAAGAAGCAAGGGCGTTTGGTTGCTCTAATCGAGACGACAAGGAATCAGATGTACAAGTTGAATTTAAGAAGCATACTAGAAAAATGTTTGGAAGTCAACATTGAAGATAAGGCATCGCTATTGCATCTTTATCATTGGTCACCTACATCATTATGGTTTAAAAGAGTTAGGGAAGAAGAATATGGTGCACAGGCTACCCAACATGGACTACGAGGGAAAATTTTGTGA
- the LOC137833020 gene encoding clathrin interactor EPSIN 1-like, with product MAMNVLWTRLGETGKDWRYVYKALAIIEYLVAHGCERAVDDIIEHTFHFPALSSFEYVEPSGKDVGLNARKKDENIVSLLNDRYIGVSEQW from the exons ATGGCCATGAATGTCCTTTGGACAAGACTGGGCGAAACTGGAAAAGATTGGAGATATGTATACAAG GCGTTAGCGATTATCGAGTATTTGGTAGCACATGGATGTGAACGTGCAGTTGACGACATTATAGAACATACTTTTCATTTTCCA GCACTTTCTAGTTTTGAATATGTTGAGCCAAGTGGGAAGGACGTAGGACTCAATGCAAGGAAAAAGGATGAAAACATTGTGTCCCTTTTGAATGATAG GTACATTGGAGTTTCAGAGCAGTGGTAA